A stretch of the Papaver somniferum cultivar HN1 chromosome 6, ASM357369v1, whole genome shotgun sequence genome encodes the following:
- the LOC113286950 gene encoding NAC domain-containing protein 72-like has protein sequence MMAISDNLDPVSQLSLPPGFRFYPTDEELLVQYLCRKVAGYNFKLNIIGEIDLYKFDPWVLPSKAIFGEKEWYFFSPRDRKYPNGSRPNRVAGSGYWKATGTDKIITTEGRKVGIKKALVFYIGKAPKGTKTNWIMHEYRLLENSKKHGSSRLDDWVLCRIYKKNSSAQKSVSSSSEVNSITSSKEQSSNGTSSSSSSSQFDDVLDSLPEINDQFFSLPRMNSLKNFQEQENNNNKLMMMNFQNLDTSKFDWSSLAAMASLPELNNPTIGRSTTNNQPYPDSTNYHLQQRSSIEEEVESRNGSQDSQQQQQQQRVNSGNYFQQNSNDFLQNYNSESFDSFGLRYLTQHPVSGGSFGYKYR, from the exons ATGATGGCAATTTCAGATAATCTAGACCCAGTCTCCCAATTATCATTGCCGCCTGGGTTCAGATTTTATCCAACTGACGAAGAATTGTTAGTTCAATATCTATGTAGAAAAGTGGCGGGATATAATTTCAAGTTGAATATCATTGGTGAAATTGATCTCTACAAATTTGATCCTTGGGTTCTACCAA GTAAAGCAATATTTGGTGAAAAGGAATGGTATTTCTTTAGTCCAAGAGATCGGAAATATCCAAATGGATCAAGACCAAACAGAGTTGCAGGTTCTGGATACTGGAAAGCAACCGGGACTGATAAGATTATAACAACTGAAGGTCGAAAAGTCGGAATTAAGAAAGCTTTGGTTTTTTACATTGGTAAAGCTCCTAAAGGAACTAAAACCAATTGGATTATGCATGAATATCGCCTTTTAGAGAATTCTAAGAAACATGGCAGCTCTCGT TTGGATGACTGGGTATTATGtagaatttacaagaaaaattcaAGTGCTCAGAAATCTGTATCATCATCAAGTGAAGTTAATTCAATAACATCATCTAAAGAACAGAGTAGTAATggaacatcatcttcttcatcttcttcgcaaTTTGATGATGTTCTTGATTCATTACCTGAGATCAATGATCAGTTCTTTTCACTTCCTAGAATGAATTCACTCAAGAATTTCCAAGAGCaggaaaacaacaacaacaaactgatgatgatgaatttccAAAATTTGGATACTTCAAAATTCGATTGGAGCAGTTTAGCTGCCATGGCATCTTTGCCAGAACTCAACAATCCGACGATCGGAAGGTCTACAACAAACAATCAACCATACCCAGATTCAACGAATTATCATCTTCAACAAAGATCGTCAATTGAGGAGGAAGTAGAAAGTCGGAATGGGTCACAAGactcacaacaacaacaacaacaacaacgagttAATTCGGGGAATTATTTTCAACAAAACTCGAACGATTTCTTGCAGAATTATAACAGTGAGTCGTTCGACTCGTTTGGGCTTAGGTACCTGACACAACATCCAGTGTCAGGTGGAAGTTTCGGGTATAAGTATAGATGA